ATTTCCCTATGAAGCTGTCGAGGCTACCAGAAGTTAAGAGGCGGGGAATTGAAGCTTTCACGCTGGTTTCCTTGGCACAGTGGAATAAGCTCTTCACATTATTTCCCGTATGGCGGATAAGTGAGAGGTCAGAATAAATTGTAATGGCTATCATCCTTCATATTCCCCCAGATATGAACAGAATATATGTTCATGACCTATGCACTTCGTGGTAAGGTCTGGTAGTTTATCGGATGATGCGCAACCCAAAGAACCATCCGATAATGCTCCGGCCAAAATAAATCAATAAGTCTTGCAAACTGCTGTACATGTGTGTCACAATCGATGTAGATTCGCTGTTGCCCTTTGTGGTGTGACATGCGGACCTGACAACGAGTGTGGAAGAGGCCACGAACCATTTCGCCGTGGGTGTAGCCTTCATCACTCGTTTTTTCTTTGTTTAATTCGTATAGAGCAACGGACAGCAACGTTTCGGCCGTAAACAATAATTCGAAGTGTGCATGGTGATGGGCTTCAGTTTCGGAATGACACTTCTCCAAGGCGAGCTCCTGCTTGGCCGTTCGGAAAAACACCTCGATCCGCCAACGCTTCACGTAAGTACGCAAGGCTTCTTCAGGCGCATCGAAGCGGTTGCTGATGAGCAGGTAGGCACCCTTGTAAGTCGCGGGGGCTTCCTCCTCCGTCTCGAGCAACTCGGAATCATCTTCCTTTAAGCGCATGGCGGCTACAGCGGCAATTTGTACATAGCGCTGCTTGTTGACTTGCTTGCCTCTGCGGTTCGTTACAGGATGAGGCTGCTTCATGTAGATGTCAGGAATCGCAAGCGAAACCAGTCCTGACGCACCCTCGGCAACCAACTGGCCGTACACTTCCCGAATGAGCATGATCGGGGTCACAGGAACGTACCGCTCCCTGCCCGTGTAAGGCTCGATGACCTTACGAAATAATGCCGTGTTGCGTTTAGCCTTCGTTACCCAGTCAAATTGATGCTTTTCGAGAAAGGCGAAAAAGCCTTTACACAAGTACCAGCGGTCCATCGCAACCCAAAGACGGCAGGTCGCCGATTCGCGCAGCATCAAGAGCATTTGCTTAGCCAAATCGATCTTCGACAAGCCTTCGTTCTTCTGCTCAGACTTGTGCCATACGCGGTAAAACAACGGATATTCAAGTCCGCCTTGAAGTACGGCCT
Above is a genomic segment from Paenibacillus sp. YYML68 containing:
- a CDS encoding transposase; translation: MSALQKPRFKQLNHGECAGAPILKSLWERFDLSLLLTQSGMMKRSGTPSWLICFLYVIGLVSNCSSVVQMARLAEQDALLKVMFQPWKLAQYTMSRFLSNSFAWTTFGKKRVARLQQDEVTRLQDGDVINLDDTHLAHPYAKQLPFLSWLYDSSKKTYVWAMNVVVVQAVLQGGLEYPLFYRVWHKSEQKNEGLSKIDLAKQMLLMLRESATCRLWVAMDRWYLCKGFFAFLEKHQFDWVTKAKRNTALFRKVIEPYTGRERYVPVTPIMLIREVYGQLVAEGASGLVSLAIPDIYMKQPHPVTNRRGKQVNKQRYVQIAAVAAMRLKEDDSELLETEEEAPATYKGAYLLISNRFDAPEEALRTYVKRWRIEVFFRTAKQELALEKCHSETEAHHHAHFELLFTAETLLSVALYELNKEKTSDEGYTHGEMVRGLFHTRCQVRMSHHKGQQRIYIDCDTHVQQFARLIDLFWPEHYRMVLWVAHHPINYQTLPRSA